In Pedobacter sp. WC2423, the following are encoded in one genomic region:
- a CDS encoding SEL1-like repeat protein → MSHRVYLYNTSEPDAYNEQSIEMMEWGYELSILLHPLLVSDGRIIADGSFDVHLSFNPEEPEDSPVLFYHAEAGIANFKRFYNFIEKHQDELIAHTEAFQLAKERLFNYLDGLDQPYFLLNASDVFNMSDETHGDQAQEWLENIRYNNAILTNAMDTDDCSQLNLSLASGFTGQGFTNFKELLNYEGFDYGWAMIDHPAPADTEIFEENGLKGLKDGAGKIIIAPVYEHIYDFSYDDIAVVSTGGKFGYVNKSGQEFIKLQFDDAFDFEEDYAAVVKAGQYGLIDKKGLVVLDFQYQDLTDILSDGRYFTARLNDQWGVVDIKNTILIPFEHEEPVTSDDYGSTFMIPVPDKETKLIYTNRFIRLTEGSPQWVNSFNIPGESYLYELIKSENTTENLLYNDQAQLLISGYEKIKENLYTIFILRKQKKQGLIDYKGQLLLGFDYDKIEKLDLVLNEPIQLLYPAIPDEAKDEYCTFLKIKKGKKYGIYLSVGNFNQQITELCYDQINVLNQTTLAVQQNGLWGVINAFGKSGSPVSYDFIISSNDHEDSCYAYKDNQVYLINQDTITDADPQILQDYIDSNSAYEFYYFNADQAIQLQAFINKNLPPGDSLYKLAKALLATGKKADIAKAVKLFQEAVTLNHAYSMNDLALIYEDADDLYPEYKNEEASFQLFLSSAKAGSVVGMYNTGICYSAGMGIPPDELQMCYWYTQAFEAGYQPAAFKLATYYYDVLPRTPENYELALKYYLIAEKEDENVNVELAWLYNHLGDTAKALPYLVKAAADNESYAHWQLGTYAQDGIEMKVNIPLAIDRYKKAAESGYEEANLNLYEVYTYVPGFENKILAEEYKEKVKASGFEIPVARQSLLDKFINIFRGKK, encoded by the coding sequence ATGTCCCACAGAGTATACCTGTATAACACCAGCGAACCAGATGCCTATAATGAGCAAAGCATAGAAATGATGGAATGGGGATATGAACTTTCTATTCTGCTTCATCCATTATTAGTTAGTGACGGCCGTATTATTGCAGACGGGAGCTTTGATGTACATCTTAGTTTTAATCCGGAGGAACCAGAAGATAGCCCTGTTCTTTTTTACCACGCTGAAGCAGGTATAGCAAACTTCAAAAGATTCTACAACTTCATCGAAAAGCATCAGGATGAATTAATTGCTCATACAGAAGCTTTTCAACTCGCTAAAGAACGTCTTTTTAATTATCTGGATGGCTTGGATCAGCCTTATTTCCTGCTCAATGCTTCTGATGTATTTAACATGAGCGACGAAACCCATGGCGATCAGGCACAGGAATGGCTGGAAAACATCAGGTATAACAATGCAATTCTCACCAATGCGATGGACACTGATGATTGCTCGCAGTTAAATCTTTCTTTGGCCTCCGGATTCACGGGCCAGGGTTTCACAAATTTCAAAGAACTGCTGAATTACGAAGGATTTGATTATGGATGGGCAATGATTGATCATCCTGCACCCGCAGATACTGAGATTTTTGAAGAAAATGGACTGAAAGGTTTAAAAGATGGAGCAGGAAAAATCATAATTGCTCCGGTTTATGAGCACATTTATGATTTTAGCTATGATGATATTGCTGTGGTCTCCACAGGCGGTAAGTTCGGCTATGTAAACAAAAGTGGTCAGGAATTTATAAAGCTTCAATTTGATGACGCCTTTGATTTTGAAGAGGATTATGCTGCTGTAGTCAAAGCAGGCCAATATGGCTTAATTGATAAAAAAGGATTGGTTGTTCTTGATTTCCAATATCAGGATCTGACAGATATACTTTCAGACGGCCGCTATTTCACGGCCAGGTTAAATGATCAATGGGGAGTCGTTGATATAAAAAATACAATCCTCATTCCTTTTGAGCATGAAGAGCCTGTAACCTCCGACGATTACGGATCAACCTTTATGATTCCTGTTCCGGATAAAGAGACAAAATTAATCTATACTAACCGTTTTATAAGGCTAACTGAAGGCAGCCCGCAATGGGTGAACAGCTTCAATATCCCAGGGGAATCCTATCTCTATGAACTTATCAAAAGCGAAAACACAACAGAGAATTTATTATACAATGATCAGGCACAACTGCTGATCAGCGGCTATGAAAAGATAAAAGAGAATCTCTACACCATTTTCATCCTTAGAAAGCAGAAAAAACAAGGCTTAATCGATTATAAAGGGCAACTGCTTCTTGGTTTCGATTATGATAAAATTGAAAAACTTGACCTGGTTTTAAACGAACCAATTCAGCTTTTATATCCGGCAATACCTGATGAAGCGAAGGATGAATACTGCACATTTCTAAAAATCAAGAAAGGTAAGAAATATGGAATTTATCTTTCAGTGGGTAATTTTAATCAGCAAATCACTGAACTGTGCTACGACCAGATCAATGTATTGAATCAGACTACCCTTGCTGTTCAGCAAAATGGTTTATGGGGTGTGATCAATGCATTCGGAAAATCCGGGTCACCTGTTAGCTATGATTTTATCATCAGCAGCAATGATCACGAAGACTCTTGTTATGCTTATAAAGACAATCAGGTCTATTTGATTAATCAAGATACGATCACAGATGCCGACCCGCAAATATTGCAGGATTATATTGATTCCAATAGTGCATATGAGTTTTACTATTTCAATGCAGATCAGGCTATTCAGCTTCAAGCCTTCATCAATAAAAATCTTCCTCCGGGAGATTCGCTTTATAAACTGGCAAAAGCATTGCTGGCAACAGGAAAAAAAGCGGATATAGCAAAAGCTGTCAAACTTTTTCAGGAGGCCGTAACACTGAATCATGCGTATTCGATGAATGATCTGGCTCTTATCTATGAAGATGCAGATGACCTTTATCCGGAATATAAAAACGAAGAAGCATCCTTCCAATTATTTCTGAGCTCAGCAAAAGCAGGTTCTGTTGTGGGAATGTACAACACAGGTATTTGTTATTCGGCTGGTATGGGAATTCCGCCGGACGAGTTGCAAATGTGTTATTGGTATACACAGGCCTTTGAAGCAGGTTACCAGCCAGCAGCTTTTAAGCTCGCAACCTATTACTATGACGTTTTGCCAAGAACCCCTGAAAATTACGAACTGGCTTTAAAGTATTATCTGATAGCAGAAAAAGAAGATGAAAACGTGAATGTCGAATTAGCCTGGCTATATAACCATCTTGGCGACACCGCTAAAGCATTGCCTTATTTAGTGAAGGCAGCTGCCGATAATGAAAGTTATGCGCATTGGCAGCTCGGTACTTATGCACAGGATGGGATAGAAATGAAAGTCAATATCCCACTGGCCATTGACCGCTATAAAAAAGCAGCAGAATCAGGTTATGAAGAAGCCAACCTGAATTTATATGAGGTTTACACGTATGTACCTGGTTTTGAAAACAAGATTTTAGCAGAAGAATACAAAGAAAAAGTAAAAGCATCAGGATTTGAGATCCCGGTAGCCAGACAAAGCCTTCTGGATAAATTTATCAATATATTCAGAGGCAAAAAGTAG
- a CDS encoding DMT family transporter → MKPLSPSEINRNLLILHATVFIWGFTGILGALISIGSVEMVWYRVLIASITLLIYFKATKFSIRVTKKEFLQFFFTGSIVALHWILFFQAIKVSTVSVTLVCLSSFTLFTAILEPVIKRTAIQLSDIFIGIVIIFGIYLIFHFESNYTAGIIFGLSAAVASSLFSIINSNFAQKSDAKVISFYELSGAFFWITIYRLFDHSLLNESFNLSVSDWIYLMILGTVCTALAYIAGVSVMRTLSAFRVALISNMEPVYGIILAFLFFGHKETMSAGFYMGSALILGAVFLYPIYKKRQSKS, encoded by the coding sequence ATGAAACCGCTCTCTCCTTCGGAAATCAACAGAAACCTGCTGATTCTTCATGCTACTGTTTTTATCTGGGGATTCACCGGAATTCTGGGTGCGCTGATCTCTATTGGTTCAGTTGAAATGGTCTGGTACAGGGTATTAATTGCCAGCATCACTTTACTGATCTATTTTAAAGCTACAAAATTCAGTATCAGGGTAACAAAAAAAGAGTTTCTGCAGTTCTTTTTTACTGGCAGTATTGTAGCCCTTCACTGGATTCTTTTCTTTCAGGCCATCAAAGTATCAACAGTATCCGTAACGCTGGTATGCCTCTCCTCTTTCACCTTGTTTACCGCGATCCTTGAACCTGTCATTAAAAGGACCGCGATTCAGCTCAGCGATATCTTTATTGGAATAGTGATCATTTTTGGGATTTATCTGATCTTTCATTTCGAATCCAATTATACAGCGGGCATCATTTTCGGTCTTTCTGCAGCAGTAGCTTCCAGCTTGTTCTCTATCATCAATTCTAACTTTGCACAAAAAAGCGATGCCAAAGTAATTAGCTTTTATGAGCTTTCCGGTGCTTTTTTCTGGATTACCATTTACCGTTTATTTGACCATAGCCTGCTGAATGAAAGTTTCAACCTGAGCGTATCCGACTGGATTTACCTGATGATACTAGGAACGGTCTGTACCGCGCTTGCTTACATTGCCGGGGTCTCTGTGATGCGCACACTGTCTGCTTTCCGCGTTGCACTGATCAGTAATATGGAACCTGTTTACGGGATTATTTTAGCCTTCCTTTTCTTTGGCCACAAAGAGACGATGTCTGCCGGATTTTATATGGGTTCTGCCCTGATTTTAGGCGCTGTATTCTTATATCCAATCTATAAGAAACGCCAGAGTAAAAGTTAA
- a CDS encoding MBL fold metallo-hydrolase, which yields MKISAAIVLLSLIFIQANGQSIIHPQDKLKIVTPSLIVLGNVQDGGSPHIGCMKTCCEKLFINPDPTRMVSSLGVIDPEHKLTWLFDATPDFTFQSKALKNAAEFGAKEVPDGIFITHAHMGHYTGLMYLGREALNSRQVPVYAMPKMKYFLEHNGPWSQLITLNNISIRPVQNGQTNTLSSNIKVTAFKVPHRDEFSETVGYQIEGPNKKALFIPDIDKWSKWDKNIADEIKKVDYAFIDATFYDAAEMNNRPIAEIPHPLVVESMELFKNLPLQEKDKIYFIHMNHTNPLLNPQSGQTKTVLKNGFHIARYNDVFEL from the coding sequence ATGAAAATATCAGCTGCTATAGTACTGCTTTCACTAATTTTTATTCAGGCAAATGGACAGTCTATCATCCATCCGCAAGATAAATTAAAAATTGTTACCCCATCTCTGATTGTATTGGGTAATGTGCAGGATGGTGGCTCGCCACATATTGGCTGTATGAAGACGTGTTGTGAAAAATTGTTCATTAATCCAGACCCAACCCGTATGGTTTCCTCTTTGGGGGTCATTGATCCGGAGCATAAATTAACCTGGTTATTTGATGCTACCCCGGATTTTACTTTTCAGTCGAAAGCTTTAAAAAATGCCGCTGAATTTGGTGCTAAAGAAGTTCCTGACGGTATTTTTATCACACATGCACATATGGGTCATTACACAGGTTTAATGTATCTGGGCAGGGAAGCTTTGAACTCCAGACAAGTACCCGTTTATGCTATGCCAAAAATGAAGTATTTTCTGGAACATAACGGGCCGTGGAGCCAACTGATTACCCTGAATAATATCAGCATCAGGCCTGTTCAGAACGGACAGACAAATACGCTGTCTTCGAATATTAAAGTAACGGCTTTTAAAGTCCCGCACCGGGATGAGTTTTCTGAAACAGTTGGTTATCAGATCGAAGGGCCAAATAAAAAAGCATTGTTTATCCCGGATATTGACAAATGGTCCAAATGGGACAAAAATATTGCAGATGAAATCAAGAAGGTAGATTATGCGTTTATTGATGCTACATTTTACGATGCCGCGGAGATGAACAACAGACCAATTGCTGAAATTCCGCACCCTTTAGTGGTGGAGAGTATGGAACTGTTCAAAAATCTGCCGTTACAGGAAAAAGATAAAATTTATTTTATCCATATGAACCATACCAATCCTTTATTGAATCCACAAAGCGGACAAACAAAAACTGTTCTTAAAAACGGATTCCATATTGCACGGTATAACGACGTATTTGAATTGTAA
- a CDS encoding PLP-dependent aspartate aminotransferase family protein, whose translation MQEDNFETLAIRLQTERSQYKEHSVPLYLTSSYKFDDSEEMRALFANEKEGNVYSRYANPNTSELIEKMAALEGAETGWVTATGMAAIFTTFATFLSAGDHILSSRSVFGSSHQLLNGIFPKWNISYTYADLDKKEQWENGIQPNTKVIFVETPSNPGIDIIDLEWIGQLAKKHNILLIVDNCFATPYLQQPLKYGADISIHSATKFIDGQGRTLGGVILGSDKLIRQIEGFARHSGPAMSPFNAWILSKSLETLAVRMDRHCESALKVAEFLEAHPQVKQVRYPFLPSHPQYDIAKKQMKLGGGIVTLTINGGVTAAGSFMDKLKMFSISANLGDTRSIATHPATSTHAKLTEEERLQVGIEQGTVRLSIGLEHINDIIADIEQALS comes from the coding sequence ATGCAAGAAGATAATTTTGAAACCCTGGCCATCCGTTTGCAAACTGAACGCAGTCAGTATAAAGAACATTCAGTACCCCTTTACTTAACTTCAAGTTATAAGTTTGACGACTCCGAAGAGATGCGCGCCTTGTTTGCGAATGAAAAAGAAGGAAATGTTTATAGCCGTTATGCCAATCCTAATACTTCAGAGCTGATTGAAAAGATGGCAGCGCTGGAGGGTGCTGAAACGGGTTGGGTAACTGCTACAGGTATGGCTGCTATTTTTACCACTTTTGCTACTTTTCTGAGTGCAGGAGATCATATTTTATCAAGCCGTTCTGTTTTCGGTTCTTCTCACCAGCTGTTGAATGGGATTTTTCCTAAATGGAATATTTCCTATACTTATGCTGACCTGGATAAAAAAGAACAATGGGAAAATGGTATTCAGCCAAATACTAAAGTAATTTTTGTGGAAACACCTTCTAATCCCGGAATTGATATTATCGATTTAGAATGGATTGGCCAGCTGGCTAAAAAACATAATATATTACTGATCGTTGATAACTGTTTTGCAACTCCATATTTACAGCAGCCACTAAAATATGGTGCTGATATTTCTATACACTCTGCCACGAAATTTATTGATGGACAGGGACGTACTTTAGGTGGTGTGATTTTGGGCTCTGATAAACTGATCAGACAAATTGAAGGTTTCGCAAGACATAGCGGGCCGGCGATGTCACCATTTAATGCATGGATACTTTCCAAGAGTTTAGAAACACTGGCTGTTCGTATGGACAGACATTGTGAAAGTGCTTTAAAAGTAGCTGAATTTTTAGAAGCACATCCTCAAGTTAAACAGGTCAGGTATCCGTTTTTACCTTCACATCCGCAATATGATATTGCTAAAAAGCAAATGAAGCTGGGTGGTGGTATTGTAACATTAACGATTAATGGTGGTGTAACAGCAGCAGGAAGCTTTATGGATAAACTGAAGATGTTTTCTATTTCAGCGAATCTTGGCGATACCCGTTCTATTGCTACCCATCCGGCAACAAGTACGCATGCGAAACTGACTGAAGAAGAAAGGTTGCAGGTGGGTATTGAACAGGGAACTGTCCGCCTTTCTATCGGGCTGGAACATATCAATGATATTATTGCTGATATTGAGCAGGCATTGAGCTAA
- a CDS encoding TolB family protein, giving the protein MHYKTKNNKFIITALILLISIFITDKATAQIFGGQQNPFGVNWRQINTSGFQIIYPVEMETEAQRMANNIRYIFPKVGRSLNVRKTTIPIVFQNQGVIANGFVQLGPKKSEFNTTPPQQFDSQDWLNNLAVHELRHAAQFDKLTSGRPYPFPEEVYFAWMGVSIPLWFFEGDAVSNETSLTDVGRGRQPNWIMPYRTALLQGKNLSYSKANFGSQKDVTPGYYQTGYLMASQIRQAAGKFVFDSVLTDIKDRPVRIYPFAKSLKKFSGKNGKQWYEYTSAKVKADWEKQARLSPVKDYAVLNREAKYATDYFLPVKMPDGKILVLKQSKAMPAALMLIDKDKKEQRIQGIGQQEQPWFSYANDLIVWDEVRLDPRFQQRSYSVICTYNLQTKKLNKLSSRSRIFSPTLSADGSKIVAVQIDLSNKVKLIVMDAANGKILRTYKNPENLLIQTPSFNNDGSVITYISVKEAGKALWTVDADGKTTQLISETPQQLSRPVFIGANIAFNAHYNGINNIYSINVNSKKINALSASKYGAFNPSVIKGTDSILLNSYNLFGYEIAQTKIEEQPVGKDNFVFFGAAAEKQENTGNVFDHIPDSSFTSAPYHKLGHLINVHSLIPVIEDEYKGGLQFRSNNLLNTFDAYAGVNYQRDLGRFEYNAGASFKSLYPIFNLTYSNRPRRTFYSTGSGTKQGDWRENYVRLQAVVPINLSAQNHNYNFSVNAGTSYTQRYDAQNLPANFVTALRFPLETGFTFTHTTRTAERDIAPKWAQILRFSYYSQPFDKQLTGDLFTVAGFLYFPGLAKNHSFLANFNYQEATGIRTYNNDINTVYGYNNIMAKSRLKNTLLFNYRFPLFYPDAEIGPLAYIRNVRGGIFCHYENLGTDSNMSQPKTYGFELHGNMNLLRYQPNVDLGTRFVFVNKEYHHHPIFELIVNYTF; this is encoded by the coding sequence ATGCACTATAAAACAAAGAATAATAAATTTATAATCACTGCCTTAATACTACTCATCTCAATTTTTATCACAGATAAAGCCACCGCTCAGATTTTTGGCGGACAGCAGAACCCTTTTGGTGTAAACTGGAGACAAATCAATACCTCAGGATTCCAAATCATTTACCCGGTAGAAATGGAAACTGAAGCACAGCGGATGGCCAATAATATCCGCTACATCTTTCCTAAAGTTGGCCGCAGCCTGAATGTCAGGAAAACCACCATTCCGATTGTATTTCAAAATCAGGGTGTAATTGCAAATGGCTTCGTTCAGCTTGGCCCTAAAAAGTCAGAATTCAACACTACCCCTCCCCAGCAATTTGATAGTCAGGACTGGTTGAATAACCTGGCCGTCCATGAATTGCGTCACGCTGCTCAGTTCGATAAGCTGACTAGTGGCAGGCCTTATCCATTTCCCGAAGAAGTTTACTTCGCATGGATGGGGGTAAGTATCCCTTTATGGTTCTTTGAAGGAGATGCAGTTTCCAATGAAACTTCTCTGACCGATGTGGGACGCGGCAGACAGCCCAACTGGATTATGCCTTACCGGACTGCGCTGCTGCAAGGAAAAAACCTCTCTTACAGTAAAGCAAATTTCGGTTCTCAAAAAGATGTGACACCAGGTTATTATCAGACCGGTTACCTGATGGCTTCTCAAATCAGACAAGCTGCCGGAAAGTTTGTTTTCGACAGCGTATTAACTGATATTAAAGATCGTCCGGTGCGCATTTATCCATTTGCCAAAAGTCTTAAAAAATTCAGTGGCAAAAACGGTAAGCAATGGTACGAATATACTTCGGCAAAAGTCAAAGCAGACTGGGAAAAGCAAGCCCGGCTTAGTCCTGTTAAAGATTATGCGGTATTGAACCGGGAAGCAAAATATGCAACAGACTATTTCCTTCCGGTGAAAATGCCTGACGGAAAAATCCTGGTCCTTAAACAAAGTAAAGCTATGCCAGCAGCGCTGATGCTGATCGATAAAGATAAAAAAGAGCAAAGAATACAAGGAATTGGTCAGCAGGAGCAACCTTGGTTCAGTTACGCAAACGATCTGATCGTCTGGGACGAAGTCAGGCTCGATCCGAGATTTCAACAAAGGAGTTACAGCGTAATCTGTACTTATAACCTGCAAACCAAAAAACTGAATAAGTTAAGTTCCAGATCAAGAATCTTCTCTCCTACCCTTTCTGCGGATGGGTCTAAGATCGTTGCCGTACAAATTGACCTGAGCAATAAAGTAAAATTAATCGTGATGGATGCTGCAAATGGTAAGATCCTCCGGACATATAAGAATCCTGAAAACCTGTTAATCCAAACCCCATCTTTCAACAATGACGGCTCTGTAATTACTTATATCAGTGTCAAAGAAGCAGGTAAAGCACTCTGGACAGTGGATGCTGACGGCAAAACTACTCAACTGATCAGTGAAACTCCGCAACAATTAAGCAGGCCAGTATTCATCGGTGCAAACATCGCCTTTAACGCCCATTACAATGGAATCAACAACATTTACAGTATCAACGTCAATTCTAAAAAAATAAATGCCCTGAGCGCTTCTAAATATGGCGCATTTAATCCTTCGGTAATTAAAGGAACAGACAGTATCTTATTGAATAGCTATAACCTGTTTGGCTATGAAATTGCGCAAACAAAAATTGAGGAACAGCCTGTCGGCAAGGACAATTTTGTCTTCTTTGGCGCAGCTGCCGAAAAACAGGAAAATACAGGCAATGTATTTGATCACATCCCCGACAGCAGTTTTACTTCCGCACCTTACCACAAGTTAGGCCACCTGATCAATGTACACAGTTTAATCCCGGTAATAGAGGATGAATACAAAGGAGGCTTACAATTCAGGTCAAACAACTTATTGAATACTTTTGATGCTTATGCCGGAGTAAACTATCAGCGCGATCTTGGCAGGTTTGAATATAATGCAGGAGCCAGCTTTAAAAGTTTATATCCTATTTTCAACCTGACTTACAGTAACCGGCCGCGCAGAACTTTTTATTCTACAGGGTCAGGTACTAAACAAGGAGACTGGCGGGAGAATTATGTCAGACTGCAGGCAGTTGTTCCCATTAATCTGAGTGCACAAAATCACAATTATAATTTTTCGGTGAATGCAGGAACAAGCTATACGCAAAGATACGATGCGCAGAATTTACCTGCCAATTTTGTCACCGCACTCCGGTTTCCATTAGAAACAGGATTCACCTTTACCCATACCACCAGAACTGCTGAAAGAGATATCGCCCCAAAATGGGCACAGATTTTAAGGTTTTCTTATTATAGCCAGCCTTTCGACAAACAGTTAACCGGAGATTTATTTACAGTAGCAGGTTTTCTTTATTTTCCCGGACTGGCTAAAAACCACTCCTTCCTCGCCAATTTCAATTACCAGGAGGCAACCGGAATCAGGACTTACAATAACGATATCAATACAGTATATGGTTACAACAATATCATGGCGAAAAGCAGGCTTAAAAATACTTTGCTTTTCAATTATCGTTTCCCTCTTTTTTATCCTGATGCAGAAATTGGCCCGCTGGCTTATATCAGAAATGTGAGGGGCGGTATATTCTGTCATTATGAGAATCTGGGTACAGACAGCAATATGTCCCAGCCTAAAACTTATGGATTTGAATTACATGGCAATATGAATCTGCTGCGTTACCAGCCGAATGTTGATTTAGGTACAAGATTTGTGTTTGTAAACAAAGAATATCATCATCATCCTATTTTTGAATTAATTGTTAACTATACTTTCTAA
- a CDS encoding OsmC family protein: MEINLIRKSGLFNFEAENSGGKTVELDANPKIGGEGKGFRPMEMLLVGLGGCSGIDVVNVLTKQKEPLNDIKIKINATRKEEEVPPVFEVIDIHFELYGNLNEQKVERALALTFDKYCSVSNILGRSATINFSYTIHN; the protein is encoded by the coding sequence ATGGAAATCAACTTAATACGTAAGAGCGGTTTATTCAATTTTGAAGCCGAAAATTCGGGAGGAAAAACAGTCGAACTGGATGCAAATCCTAAGATAGGCGGGGAAGGTAAAGGTTTCAGGCCTATGGAAATGTTACTGGTTGGCTTAGGTGGATGCAGCGGGATTGATGTGGTGAATGTACTGACCAAGCAGAAAGAACCACTCAACGATATTAAAATTAAAATAAATGCCACTCGTAAGGAGGAAGAAGTCCCTCCGGTTTTTGAGGTAATTGATATCCATTTTGAGCTTTACGGAAACCTGAATGAACAAAAGGTGGAAAGAGCTTTAGCCCTGACTTTTGATAAGTACTGTTCGGTTTCAAATATTCTGGGCCGTTCAGCGACCATCAACTTTTCATATACTATCCATAATTAA
- a CDS encoding LptF/LptG family permease, whose translation MNILKGRFKIIDRYIIGKYLGTFIYTLSIFVVIIVIFDLSEKMDDFLRSKLSAWQVLSQYYAGSIPFYVNMLSPLINFIAVIFFTAKMADQTEIVPILSGGVSFNRFLQPYFISAFIIFAANLGSNLYVLPYTNQLKNTFENTYVKKNDPTSKLQIHMKLDNNTYIYMESFENKTKTGYRFMLDNFKGDVLTKKVIADQIKWDSLKRSWKLTNYSIRTINGLKENMFKSVDKPKDTILDMRPDDFSAYDNIYEILTNKELSDKIKKEKTRGTGIENDLLFEQYKRWLQPLSAFVLTLIGVALSSRKVRGGVGLPLGIGIILSFLYIVMNQFAKMFSLKGGIPPLLAVLIPTIFFGLLGLYLLKKAPK comes from the coding sequence ATGAATATCCTCAAGGGCAGATTTAAAATTATTGACCGTTATATTATCGGGAAATACCTGGGTACATTCATTTATACCCTGAGTATTTTCGTGGTCATTATCGTAATTTTTGATTTATCAGAAAAAATGGACGACTTCTTAAGAAGTAAGTTGTCTGCCTGGCAGGTTCTTTCCCAATATTACGCAGGTTCTATTCCTTTTTACGTAAACATGCTTTCTCCGCTGATCAACTTCATTGCCGTAATTTTCTTTACCGCAAAAATGGCCGATCAGACTGAGATTGTCCCGATTTTAAGCGGAGGTGTAAGTTTCAATCGTTTTTTACAACCCTATTTCATTTCCGCATTTATCATATTTGCAGCCAATCTGGGTTCCAATTTATATGTTCTCCCCTATACCAATCAGCTCAAGAATACGTTTGAAAACACCTATGTAAAAAAAAATGACCCAACCAGTAAGCTCCAGATTCACATGAAATTAGATAACAATACCTATATCTATATGGAGAGTTTTGAGAATAAAACCAAAACGGGTTACCGTTTTATGCTGGATAATTTCAAAGGTGATGTACTGACTAAAAAGGTAATTGCAGATCAGATTAAATGGGATTCACTAAAACGCAGCTGGAAATTAACCAACTATTCGATCAGAACAATCAACGGGCTGAAAGAAAATATGTTTAAGAGCGTTGATAAGCCTAAAGATACTATTCTGGATATGCGTCCGGATGATTTCTCTGCCTATGATAACATTTATGAGATCTTAACCAATAAGGAGCTTTCTGATAAGATCAAAAAGGAAAAAACCAGGGGTACAGGTATAGAAAATGATTTACTTTTCGAACAATATAAACGTTGGTTACAACCGCTTTCGGCATTTGTATTAACCCTGATTGGAGTCGCGCTTTCTTCCCGTAAGGTAAGAGGAGGTGTTGGCCTGCCTTTAGGCATAGGGATTATTCTGAGTTTCCTTTACATTGTGATGAACCAGTTTGCGAAGATGTTCTCGCTCAAAGGCGGAATCCCACCCCTGCTGGCTGTTCTGATCCCCACTATATTCTTCGGATTACTGGGTCTTTATCTGTTAAAAAAAGCACCTAAATAA
- a CDS encoding LapA family protein, with amino-acid sequence MRTKTILIIILTVLITIFLMMNTDAVQFDFIFIKKDISKLLVVGICTFAGFLLGYWAGRPRTVISTYDRNEDEILPVNPPPVKGALSDEDRDYIS; translated from the coding sequence ATGCGTACTAAAACCATCCTGATCATCATTCTCACCGTATTAATCACTATTTTTCTGATGATGAATACAGACGCAGTACAATTCGACTTTATATTCATTAAAAAGGACATTTCTAAATTACTGGTTGTAGGAATATGCACATTTGCTGGTTTCCTGCTGGGATATTGGGCAGGCCGTCCAAGAACTGTCATCAGTACTTATGATAGAAATGAAGACGAAATCCTTCCCGTTAATCCACCTCCTGTAAAAGGCGCTTTGAGTGACGAAGACAGAGATTATATCAGCTAA